A genomic stretch from Achromobacter spanius includes:
- a CDS encoding IS110 family transposase, translating into MQTSQSFFGVDVGKSEVVVAMHGAAKPLTRAVKNSTTGLEKWLQTLPSGSVLAMESTGGYERLLADLAYERGLRVYVLNPKALHHYAKSQAQRGKTDRLDAVMIARYVALEHERLHSYEPCPEHIERLSQIQRLRKVAVTTRTRLRLSSDRHKHVGSQAQVQQALDALAQLADALEREMLDQIAAEPALTDDFNLITSITGVGKLTGAALVTAFARIPFASSDAVVAYAGLDPRPKESGAYKGLRKLSKQGDAALRSLAYNAASSASRTAAFKPLYAALRAKGWASTQALNIIARKLLRIAFGVWKSRKPFDVNLFMVSQACAKP; encoded by the coding sequence GATGCACGGGGCGGCCAAGCCGTTGACCCGAGCCGTCAAAAACTCAACGACTGGCTTGGAAAAATGGTTGCAAACGCTGCCGTCCGGAAGCGTTCTTGCCATGGAGTCCACCGGTGGCTACGAGCGCCTGTTGGCCGACCTGGCATATGAGCGTGGACTGCGCGTCTATGTGCTGAACCCCAAGGCCTTGCACCATTACGCCAAGTCGCAGGCTCAACGGGGCAAGACCGACCGACTCGACGCTGTCATGATTGCGCGTTACGTGGCGCTCGAGCACGAGCGGTTGCATAGCTACGAACCTTGCCCGGAGCACATCGAGCGCCTGAGTCAGATCCAACGCTTACGCAAGGTGGCGGTCACGACGCGCACGAGGCTGCGCCTGTCCAGCGATCGGCACAAACACGTGGGCTCGCAAGCTCAGGTCCAGCAAGCGTTGGATGCCTTGGCGCAGTTGGCAGATGCTCTTGAGCGCGAAATGCTCGATCAGATCGCTGCCGAACCCGCCTTGACCGACGACTTCAACTTAATCACCAGCATTACCGGCGTGGGAAAGCTGACTGGGGCCGCACTGGTGACGGCCTTCGCCCGCATCCCGTTCGCCTCCTCGGACGCAGTGGTGGCCTACGCGGGGCTGGACCCCAGGCCCAAGGAGTCTGGCGCCTACAAAGGCCTGCGTAAACTCAGCAAGCAAGGCGATGCGGCCCTGAGAAGCCTTGCCTACAACGCGGCATCCTCAGCAAGCCGAACAGCTGCCTTCAAACCCCTCTACGCAGCGTTACGAGCCAAGGGCTGGGCCTCAACGCAGGCATTAAACATCATCGCCAGAAAACTCCTACGCATCGCCTTCGGCGTATGGAAATCGCGCAAACCCTTCGATGTAAACCTCTTTATGGTCAGCCAAGCTTGCGCCAAACCATAG
- the ntrC gene encoding nitrogen regulation protein NR(I): MKPVWIVDDDQAIRWVLEKALARAGVPTRSFSQSADVLEALSRETPVALVSDIRMPGGNGLELLRQLKERHPGLPVIVMTAFADLDSTVSAFQGGAFDYLAKPFDVNEAVALIQRAMQESAQPESPEGQGEGAQNNERWMMTQSSSTAMQEVFRAIGRLAQSKVTVLITGESGTGKELVARALHGHGVRASGPFVALNAAAIPRDLLEAELFGHERGAFTGANNLRRGRFEEAHGGTLFLDEIGDMPIELQTRLLRVLAEGSFYRVGGAQPVRVDVRIVAATHQPLEQRVEQGLFREDLFHRLNVIRLRLPPLRERVEDIPALAQHFLTASARTLGVPVKRLTPDALAVLTKFDFPGNVRQLENFCHWLTVMAPGQTVDRADLPPEIRALEHQQHQPASAPLRPAAPISGIGTVVQAGQGQAVDDGAPRNWQDSLLRDAQYRLERGEPAVMATLTRQFEKILLQSALDASRGRRVEAASRLGIGRNTITRKLRELGIEDE; this comes from the coding sequence ATGAAACCCGTATGGATCGTCGACGACGACCAGGCCATCCGCTGGGTCCTCGAAAAGGCCCTGGCCCGCGCTGGTGTCCCCACCCGTAGTTTTTCCCAATCGGCCGACGTGCTGGAAGCGCTGTCGCGCGAAACGCCCGTCGCCTTGGTGTCCGATATCCGCATGCCTGGCGGCAATGGCTTGGAGCTGTTGCGCCAGTTGAAAGAACGCCATCCTGGCTTGCCGGTGATTGTGATGACCGCGTTCGCCGACCTGGACAGCACCGTGTCCGCCTTCCAGGGCGGCGCGTTTGATTACCTGGCCAAGCCGTTCGACGTGAACGAAGCGGTGGCGCTGATCCAGCGCGCCATGCAGGAATCCGCACAGCCCGAAAGCCCGGAAGGCCAAGGCGAGGGCGCGCAGAACAACGAGCGCTGGATGATGACGCAGTCGTCTTCCACCGCCATGCAGGAAGTGTTCCGCGCCATTGGCCGGCTGGCTCAGTCCAAGGTCACGGTGTTGATCACGGGCGAGTCGGGCACGGGCAAGGAATTGGTGGCCCGTGCGCTGCACGGCCACGGCGTGCGTGCCAGCGGGCCGTTTGTGGCCTTGAACGCGGCGGCCATCCCGCGTGACCTGCTTGAAGCCGAATTGTTCGGGCACGAACGCGGCGCGTTCACGGGCGCCAATAATTTGCGCCGGGGCCGCTTCGAGGAAGCGCATGGCGGCACGCTGTTCCTGGACGAAATCGGCGACATGCCGATCGAACTTCAAACCCGCTTGCTGCGTGTGCTGGCCGAAGGCAGCTTCTATCGCGTGGGCGGTGCACAGCCGGTGCGCGTGGACGTGCGCATCGTGGCGGCCACCCACCAGCCGCTGGAACAGCGTGTAGAGCAGGGCCTGTTCCGCGAAGACTTGTTCCACCGCCTGAACGTGATCCGGCTGCGCCTGCCGCCCTTGCGTGAGCGCGTGGAAGACATTCCCGCGCTGGCCCAGCACTTTCTGACCGCCAGCGCCCGCACGCTGGGCGTGCCGGTCAAGCGCCTGACGCCGGACGCGCTGGCCGTGCTGACCAAGTTCGACTTTCCGGGCAACGTGCGGCAGTTGGAAAACTTCTGCCACTGGTTGACGGTCATGGCGCCCGGTCAGACGGTGGACCGCGCCGATCTTCCGCCGGAAATCCGCGCATTGGAACACCAACAGCATCAACCCGCGTCGGCGCCCTTGCGTCCGGCCGCGCCGATTTCAGGCATCGGCACGGTGGTGCAGGCGGGGCAGGGGCAGGCGGTGGACGACGGCGCGCCGCGCAATTGGCAAGATTCCCTGCTGCGCGACGCGCAGTACAGGCTGGAACGCGGTGAACCCGCTGTAATGGCCACGCTGACCCGTCAGTTTGAAAAGATCCTGCTGCAAAGCGCCCTGGACGCCAGCCGTGGCCGCCGCGTGGAAGCGGCATCACGATTGGGGATTGGGCGCAACACCATCACGCGAAAATTGCGTGAATTGGGGATTGAGGACGAGTGA
- the glnL gene encoding nitrogen regulation protein NR(II) yields MNVEALDLLATSVFLVNERGHIEYANAAAEDLFGRSRKQLCGHSAATLFDTPENIQSSIDRAAAGRYADVRQLASLRRAAESVEVAVTTVGLTGQRWPVLIETREIEQRVLADRNHRLVDEIEAHRELLRNLAHEVKNPLGGLRGAAQLLEAELPSAALAEYTQVIISEADRLQALVDRLSGPQRVPLNARPVNIHEICERVCALIQAEFRNDVSILRDYDASVPDLKGDAARLMQAVLNVARNAAQELVARPQGPQTEPGVVTLRTRVARQVMLAHRQHRLALVLSIIDNGPGVPDHIRDRIFHPLVTARAGGTGLGLSLAQDFVQQHGGIIEFESRPGRTEFRLVLPMEPAH; encoded by the coding sequence ATGAATGTAGAAGCTCTCGACCTGCTTGCCACGTCCGTTTTCCTGGTCAACGAGCGCGGCCACATTGAATACGCCAACGCCGCCGCCGAAGATCTGTTCGGTCGCTCGCGCAAGCAACTCTGCGGGCACTCCGCTGCCACGCTGTTCGACACCCCAGAAAACATCCAGTCCTCCATCGACCGCGCCGCGGCCGGCAGGTACGCCGACGTCAGGCAATTGGCCTCGTTGCGCCGCGCCGCCGAATCCGTTGAAGTCGCGGTCACCACGGTGGGGCTGACGGGCCAACGCTGGCCGGTATTGATCGAAACGCGCGAGATCGAACAGCGCGTGCTGGCCGACCGTAATCATCGGCTGGTGGATGAAATCGAAGCGCACCGCGAGCTGTTGCGCAATCTGGCGCACGAAGTGAAGAATCCCCTGGGCGGTTTGCGCGGCGCCGCGCAATTGCTCGAAGCCGAGCTGCCCAGTGCGGCGCTGGCTGAATATACCCAAGTCATTATTTCCGAAGCCGACCGCCTGCAGGCGCTGGTGGACCGCTTGAGCGGCCCGCAACGTGTGCCGCTGAACGCGCGGCCGGTGAACATCCATGAAATCTGCGAGCGCGTCTGCGCGCTGATTCAGGCCGAGTTCCGCAACGACGTCTCCATCCTGCGCGACTACGACGCCTCGGTGCCAGATTTGAAGGGCGATGCCGCCCGCCTGATGCAGGCGGTGCTGAACGTGGCGCGCAACGCGGCGCAGGAACTGGTTGCGCGGCCGCAAGGCCCGCAGACGGAACCCGGCGTGGTGACGCTGCGCACCCGCGTGGCCCGGCAGGTCATGCTGGCCCATCGGCAACACCGGCTTGCGCTGGTGCTGTCCATCATCGACAACGGTCCGGGCGTGCCGGACCACATCCGCGACCGCATTTTCCACCCGCTGGTCACGGCCAGGGCCGGCGGTACCGGGCTGGGCTTGAGCCTGGCCCAGGACTTCGTGCAGCAGCACGGCGGCATCATCGAATTTGAATCCCGACCCGGGCGTACCGAGTTTCGCCTGGTCCTACCGATGGAGCCCGCACACTGA
- the glnA gene encoding type I glutamate--ammonia ligase — MASPKDVLKQIADNEVKFVDFRFTDTVGREHHVSVPTSAIDEDKLESGQAFDGSSIPGWKGIEASDMLLIPDCSSANLDPFREEPTLILSCDVVEPSDLKGYDRDPRSLAKRAEAYLKSSGLGDTAYFGPEPEFFVFDGVTWNTDMSGTFVKIKSEEASWSTGLEFEGGNTGHRPAVKGGYFPVPPVDSFQDMRSEMCLLMEQMGVPVEVHHHEVAGAGQLEIGTKFSTLVQRADWTQIVKYVVHNVAHAYGKTATFMPKPVVGDNGSGMHVHQSIWKDGQNLFAGNGYAGLSEFALYYIGGIIKHARALNAITNPGTNSYKRLVPHYEAPVKLAYSARNRSASIRIPYVGNPKGRRVEARFPDPLANPYLAFSALMMAGLDGVQNKIHPGDPADKNLYDLPPEEDAKIPTVCSSLEQALEALDADREFLTRGGVFSNDMLNAYIDLKMADVNRLRMTTHPVEFDMYYSL, encoded by the coding sequence ATGGCAAGCCCGAAAGACGTCCTGAAACAGATCGCCGATAACGAAGTCAAATTCGTGGATTTCCGCTTTACCGATACGGTTGGCCGTGAGCACCACGTTTCCGTGCCCACCTCCGCGATCGACGAAGACAAGCTGGAAAGCGGGCAGGCTTTCGACGGTTCGTCGATCCCGGGTTGGAAGGGCATTGAAGCGTCCGACATGCTGCTCATCCCCGACTGCTCGTCCGCCAACCTGGACCCGTTCCGCGAAGAGCCCACCCTGATCCTGTCGTGCGACGTCGTTGAACCGTCCGACCTGAAGGGCTATGACCGCGACCCGCGTTCGCTGGCCAAGCGCGCCGAAGCCTACCTGAAGTCCTCCGGCCTGGGCGACACCGCCTACTTTGGTCCGGAACCCGAATTCTTCGTGTTCGACGGCGTGACCTGGAACACCGACATGTCGGGCACGTTCGTCAAGATCAAGTCCGAAGAAGCCTCGTGGTCGACCGGCCTGGAATTCGAAGGCGGCAACACCGGCCATCGTCCCGCTGTCAAGGGCGGCTACTTCCCCGTTCCCCCGGTTGATTCGTTCCAGGACATGCGTTCGGAAATGTGCCTGCTGATGGAACAAATGGGCGTGCCGGTTGAAGTGCACCACCATGAAGTGGCCGGCGCCGGCCAGCTGGAAATCGGCACCAAGTTCAGCACGCTGGTTCAGCGCGCCGACTGGACGCAGATCGTCAAGTACGTGGTGCACAACGTGGCCCACGCCTACGGCAAGACCGCCACGTTCATGCCCAAGCCCGTCGTCGGCGACAACGGTTCCGGCATGCACGTGCACCAATCCATCTGGAAGGATGGCCAAAACCTGTTCGCGGGTAACGGCTACGCCGGCCTGTCGGAATTCGCGCTGTACTACATCGGCGGCATCATCAAGCACGCCCGCGCCCTGAACGCCATCACCAACCCGGGCACCAACTCGTACAAGCGTCTGGTTCCGCACTACGAAGCCCCGGTCAAGCTGGCTTACTCGGCCCGCAACCGTTCGGCCTCGATCCGCATTCCGTACGTCGGCAACCCGAAGGGCCGCCGCGTCGAAGCGCGTTTCCCGGACCCCCTGGCCAACCCGTACCTGGCTTTCTCGGCCCTGATGATGGCCGGCCTGGACGGCGTGCAGAACAAGATCCACCCGGGCGATCCGGCCGACAAGAACCTGTACGACCTGCCGCCGGAAGAAGACGCAAAGATCCCGACCGTGTGCTCCTCGCTGGAACAAGCGCTGGAAGCCCTGGACGCCGATCGCGAATTCCTGACCCGTGGTGGCGTGTTCAGCAACGACATGCTCAACGCCTACATCGATCTGAAGATGGCCGATGTGAATCGTCTGCGCATGACGACGCACCCGGTCGAATTCGACATGTACTACAGCCTCTGA
- the hemW gene encoding radical SAM family heme chaperone HemW, translating to MSITIPIRNDMGASPSRVRLPPGATLTSLPPLSIYVHVPWCVRKCPYCDFNSHAAPGEIPERAYLDALRSDLEQALPSIWGRQVVSVFIGGGTPSLLSSAGLDELLAMLRACLNLWPDAEITMEANPGTAEASRFRDYAASGVTRFSLGIQSFDDAQLQKLGRIHDAAQARAAIDMAQRAVSRVNLDMMFALPGQSLDACVADLRQAISFGTEHLSLYHLTMEPNTVFAKFPPAELPDDDTSAAMQDAVEAELAAAGLARYEVSAYAKAGARCRHNLNYWEFGDYLGIGPGAHGKLSFHDRIVREARLRSPDSWMQAAMARDGSHLAESRQVGPDELPFEFMLNALRLKDGVPATAFNERTGLSLAAIAHQLEAASKRGLLDADPTRLKATPLGWRFLNDLQEMFL from the coding sequence ATGTCCATCACCATTCCCATCCGCAACGACATGGGCGCATCGCCGTCGCGTGTGCGCCTTCCCCCCGGCGCCACGCTGACCAGCCTGCCGCCGCTGTCTATTTATGTGCACGTGCCGTGGTGCGTGCGCAAATGCCCGTATTGCGACTTCAATTCCCACGCCGCGCCGGGAGAGATCCCGGAACGCGCGTATCTGGACGCCTTGCGCAGCGATCTTGAACAGGCGCTGCCGTCCATTTGGGGCAGGCAGGTAGTGTCCGTCTTTATTGGCGGCGGCACGCCCAGTCTGCTGTCGTCGGCCGGCTTGGATGAACTGCTGGCCATGCTGCGCGCCTGTTTGAATCTTTGGCCAGACGCCGAGATCACCATGGAAGCCAACCCTGGCACCGCCGAGGCCAGCCGCTTTCGCGACTATGCGGCAAGCGGCGTTACGCGGTTCTCGCTAGGCATCCAGAGCTTTGACGATGCGCAACTGCAAAAGCTGGGCCGCATCCACGACGCCGCGCAGGCCCGCGCCGCGATCGACATGGCGCAACGCGCCGTCTCGCGCGTGAACCTGGACATGATGTTCGCCTTGCCCGGCCAAAGCCTGGACGCCTGTGTGGCGGACCTGCGCCAGGCCATCTCGTTCGGCACCGAGCATCTGTCGCTGTATCACCTGACGATGGAACCCAACACCGTCTTCGCCAAGTTCCCGCCCGCGGAACTGCCCGACGACGACACCAGCGCGGCCATGCAAGACGCGGTCGAGGCCGAACTGGCGGCAGCCGGCTTGGCGCGCTACGAGGTGTCCGCCTATGCCAAAGCGGGCGCGCGCTGCCGCCACAACCTGAATTACTGGGAATTTGGCGACTACCTGGGCATCGGCCCCGGCGCGCATGGCAAGCTGTCATTTCATGACCGTATCGTGCGCGAAGCCCGGCTGCGCAGTCCGGACTCCTGGATGCAGGCAGCCATGGCGCGCGACGGTAGCCACCTGGCCGAAAGCCGCCAGGTCGGCCCTGATGAATTGCCCTTTGAATTCATGCTCAACGCGCTGCGCCTGAAGGACGGCGTACCCGCCACGGCCTTTAACGAACGCACCGGTTTGTCGCTTGCGGCCATCGCGCACCAATTGGAGGCAGCATCGAAACGGGGCTTGCTGGACGCGGATCCGACGCGCCTGAAGGCCACGCCCTTGGGCTGGCGGTTTTTGAATGACTTGCAGGAAATGTTCCTGTAG
- the rdgB gene encoding RdgB/HAM1 family non-canonical purine NTP pyrophosphatase: MTSPKIPESLRRIVLASNNAGKLREFSALFAPLGVELVPQGELGVPEAEEPHVTFVENALAKARHASRLTGLPALADDSGLCVAALDAAPGVYSARYAKMHGGEKSDQANNALLVRNLAGVADRHAWYVAVLALVRSENDPCPIIGEGLWHGEIIDQPEGANGFGYDPHFYLPDMALTAASLDPEEKNRVSHRARALRELLSKLSHA, translated from the coding sequence ATGACATCCCCCAAGATTCCCGAATCCCTGCGCCGCATCGTTCTGGCGTCCAACAATGCTGGCAAATTGCGTGAGTTTTCCGCCCTGTTTGCGCCTCTGGGTGTTGAACTTGTGCCGCAAGGCGAGCTTGGCGTGCCCGAAGCCGAAGAGCCGCACGTAACCTTTGTTGAAAACGCGCTGGCCAAGGCCCGTCATGCCAGCCGCTTGACTGGCCTGCCAGCCCTGGCCGACGACTCCGGCCTGTGCGTGGCCGCGCTGGACGCTGCGCCCGGCGTGTATTCGGCCCGTTACGCCAAGATGCACGGCGGCGAAAAATCCGACCAGGCCAATAACGCGCTGTTGGTGCGCAACCTGGCGGGCGTTGCCGACCGCCACGCCTGGTATGTGGCGGTGCTGGCCCTGGTGCGTTCGGAGAACGACCCGTGTCCCATCATTGGCGAAGGCCTGTGGCACGGCGAGATCATCGACCAGCCCGAAGGCGCGAACGGCTTTGGCTACGACCCCCACTTCTACCTGCCCGACATGGCGCTGACGGCCGCCTCGCTCGACCCCGAAGAAAAGAACCGCGTCAGCCATCGCGCCCGCGCCTTGCGCGAACTGCTGAGCAAGCTCAGCCACGCTTAA
- a CDS encoding EAL domain-containing protein, translated as MTSLHALPRPIAARTPLTLSGDAPATVGLAGILQDRLLRPRFQPVVDLSHTRIYGHESLIRGPADTALHFPDALFAEARRRGLHPQLELASFRAGAQGFHDNEASGKLFLNLSGSALIHFWTLWGGDMPGHLLEGCALPASSIIVELTEQDPLSDHIGELTNAFACLREHGMRIALDDYGVGNSNLQLWAEMQPDLVKIDRYFFDGIGHDDRKQSMVRAILKVAQHLGTSIVAEGIETAEDLAVVRELDIRYAQGWFLGRPEETLLTELTAPVRDSLRVRSTGPLSQRAAGGTAASLRVEAPAALLDKHTNDDVHRLFIEHKAMHAVAVVDADNRPVGIINRRDFSEHYAQRYTRELFGRDRCSTFMNAEPVLVDLNVSIDQLSHVLISEDQRYLMDGLIITRDGRYDGLATGETLVRSVTEMRIEAARYANPLTSLPGNIPISRHIATLLEDAADFTVCYGDLNNFKPFNDVYGYWRGDDMIMLTAEVIKHHCDPLRDFVGHVGGDDFVVLFRSPDWTERVQRIIVEFNEQATALYDDLGRKNGGIEAEDRYGVPRFFPFVTLGVGALTVTPSLCERIRPEDIASAAANVKHKVKHGNLSLVIERYTGGVLPDLAA; from the coding sequence ATGACATCCCTACACGCTCTGCCTCGGCCGATTGCGGCCCGCACGCCTCTCACTCTGTCGGGCGATGCGCCCGCAACCGTCGGCTTGGCCGGCATCTTGCAAGATCGTTTGCTGCGACCCCGCTTTCAGCCGGTGGTTGACCTGTCTCACACGCGCATCTACGGGCATGAAAGCCTGATACGCGGTCCCGCCGACACCGCCCTGCACTTCCCGGACGCGCTTTTTGCCGAAGCCCGGCGCCGAGGCCTGCACCCGCAACTGGAGTTGGCCAGCTTTCGGGCCGGGGCCCAGGGGTTCCACGACAACGAGGCTTCCGGCAAGCTGTTCCTGAACCTGTCCGGCTCGGCGCTGATCCATTTCTGGACGCTGTGGGGCGGCGACATGCCTGGGCACCTGCTTGAAGGTTGCGCACTGCCGGCTTCCAGCATCATCGTTGAGCTGACCGAACAAGACCCGTTGTCCGACCACATCGGCGAACTGACCAATGCCTTTGCCTGCCTGCGCGAGCACGGCATGCGCATCGCGCTGGATGACTACGGCGTGGGCAACTCGAATTTGCAGCTATGGGCCGAAATGCAGCCCGACCTGGTCAAGATCGACCGCTACTTCTTCGACGGCATCGGGCACGACGACCGCAAGCAAAGCATGGTGCGCGCCATTTTGAAGGTGGCCCAGCACCTGGGCACCTCCATCGTGGCCGAAGGCATCGAGACCGCCGAAGACCTGGCCGTGGTGCGCGAACTGGACATCCGCTACGCGCAAGGCTGGTTCCTGGGGCGGCCCGAAGAAACCTTGCTGACCGAGCTGACCGCGCCGGTGCGCGATTCGCTGCGCGTGCGCAGCACCGGCCCCCTGTCGCAACGCGCGGCGGGCGGCACGGCGGCCAGCCTGCGCGTGGAAGCGCCGGCCGCCTTGCTGGACAAGCACACCAACGATGACGTGCACCGGCTTTTTATCGAACACAAAGCCATGCACGCCGTGGCGGTGGTCGACGCCGATAACCGGCCGGTGGGCATCATCAACCGGCGCGACTTCTCGGAACACTACGCGCAGCGCTACACGCGCGAACTGTTCGGCCGCGACCGCTGTTCAACCTTCATGAACGCCGAACCGGTGCTGGTGGACCTGAACGTGTCCATCGACCAGCTCAGCCACGTGCTGATATCGGAAGACCAGCGCTACCTGATGGACGGCCTGATCATCACGCGGGATGGCCGTTACGACGGCTTGGCAACCGGCGAAACGCTGGTGCGTTCCGTGACCGAAATGCGGATCGAGGCGGCGCGCTACGCCAACCCGCTGACGTCCCTGCCCGGCAACATTCCCATCAGCCGCCACATTGCAACGCTACTGGAAGACGCGGCCGACTTCACCGTTTGCTATGGCGATCTGAACAACTTCAAGCCCTTCAACGACGTCTACGGCTACTGGCGCGGCGACGACATGATCATGTTGACCGCCGAGGTCATCAAGCACCACTGCGACCCCTTGCGCGACTTTGTCGGCCATGTAGGCGGCGATGATTTCGTGGTGCTGTTCCGCAGCCCGGACTGGACCGAGCGCGTGCAGCGCATCATCGTGGAATTCAACGAACAGGCCACGGCCCTGTACGACGACCTGGGCCGCAAGAATGGCGGCATCGAAGCGGAAGACCGCTACGGTGTGCCGCGCTTCTTTCCCTTCGTCACGCTGGGCGTGGGCGCGCTGACCGTCACCCCCTCGCTATGCGAGCGCATCCGCCCGGAGGACATCGCGTCGGCTGCCGCGAACGTCAAGCACAAGGTCAAGCATGGGAACCTGTCGCTGGTGATCGAGCGCTACACCGGCGGCGTCCTGCCCGACCTGGCCGCGTAG
- a CDS encoding acyl-CoA dehydrogenase family protein has protein sequence MPHASHDYQDIREAVRDLCAQFPGEYFRKVDEERGYPEDFVRALTEAGWLAALIPQEYGGSGLGLTEASVIMEEINRSGGNSGACHGQMYNMGTLLRHGSEAQKREYLPRIAAGELRLQSMGVTEPTTGTDTTKIKTTAVRRGDRYVINGQKVWISRVQHSDLMILLARTTPLDQVTRKSEGMSIFLVDLHHAVKHGMTIRPIPNMVNHETNELFFDNLEIPVENLIGEEGKGFKYILDGLNAERTLIAAECIGDGYWFVDKVTAYAKERMVFGRPIGQNQGVQFPIARAHINVEAASLMRYEACRLFDAHQPCGAQANMAKLLAADASWEAANACLQFHGGFGFATEYDVERKFRETRLYQVAPISTNLILSYVAEHILGLPRSF, from the coding sequence ATGCCCCACGCCTCACACGACTATCAGGACATCCGCGAAGCCGTGCGCGATCTTTGCGCGCAATTTCCCGGCGAGTATTTCCGCAAGGTTGATGAAGAACGCGGCTACCCCGAAGACTTTGTCCGCGCACTGACCGAGGCCGGTTGGCTGGCCGCGCTGATTCCCCAGGAATACGGCGGCTCGGGGCTGGGCTTGACCGAAGCGTCGGTCATCATGGAAGAAATCAACCGCAGCGGCGGCAATTCCGGCGCCTGCCACGGCCAGATGTACAACATGGGCACCTTGCTGCGCCACGGCTCGGAAGCGCAGAAGCGCGAGTACCTGCCGCGCATCGCCGCGGGCGAACTGCGGTTGCAGTCGATGGGCGTTACCGAACCCACCACCGGCACCGACACCACCAAGATCAAGACCACCGCCGTGCGCCGTGGCGACCGCTACGTCATCAATGGCCAGAAGGTCTGGATTTCGCGCGTGCAGCATTCGGACTTGATGATCCTGCTGGCGCGCACCACGCCACTGGACCAGGTCACGCGCAAATCCGAAGGCATGTCGATCTTCTTGGTGGACCTGCACCACGCCGTCAAGCACGGCATGACGATCCGCCCCATTCCCAACATGGTCAATCACGAGACCAATGAATTGTTTTTCGACAACCTGGAAATTCCCGTCGAAAACCTGATCGGTGAAGAAGGCAAAGGCTTCAAGTACATCCTGGATGGCCTGAATGCCGAACGCACGTTGATTGCCGCCGAGTGCATCGGCGACGGCTACTGGTTCGTGGACAAGGTCACCGCGTATGCGAAGGAACGCATGGTGTTCGGCCGCCCCATCGGCCAGAACCAGGGCGTGCAATTCCCCATCGCGCGCGCCCACATCAACGTGGAAGCCGCCAGCCTGATGCGTTACGAAGCCTGCCGGCTGTTCGACGCGCACCAGCCCTGCGGCGCGCAGGCAAACATGGCCAAGCTGCTGGCGGCGGATGCGTCTTGGGAAGCCGCCAACGCCTGCCTGCAGTTTCACGGCGGATTCGGCTTTGCCACCGAATACGACGTGGAACGCAAATTCCGTGAGACGCGGCTTTATCAGGTGGCGCCGATTTCGACGAACCTGATTCTGTCTTACGTCGCCGAACACATCCTGGGCTTGCCCCGTTCCTTCTGA